In Poecilia reticulata strain Guanapo linkage group LG1, Guppy_female_1.0+MT, whole genome shotgun sequence, one genomic interval encodes:
- the naf1 gene encoding H/ACA ribonucleoprotein complex non-core subunit NAF1, translating into MDRSSPDDDKQNLPPMEDAEEMEVTMTTQLENLLVTREDGIPTQAEETDGLPLGSGCENEDSNKSAHTDTSTSHLPEMNDHNLPSENQGKEVKVAMVTHAEDVSVTRDDTTPANTHTKADGAVQTAASAATLPVSFVCEAGCVVEDSEDSDSDSSSSSSSSSSSSSSSSSSPAPVFEDVDEGFSQPAPIKARDEVLLEELPAVEEVSVSLPEEAELQPVGTVSSIVQQLVIIQSLKNMPALNEDSILFRSDRVAVGKVFEVFGPVCSPLYVLRFNSSDQISSKGLTEGSTVYFAPALKEYTEYILMQQLKLLKGSDASWKNDDEPPEEALDYSDDEKEQEAKRKIRSSKRKENGCADKSSQQQNHDRRAPQPRHARTRVRHQHPRNALPPSAHSYPPPGHTDIPPAYFASHSSYLPPPHHHHHHPFAPPSFPLYPPPHLPPPAFFNPSFSPSFWHPNSVPYVDFPPPPPPPPPPHPPSPPH; encoded by the exons ATGGACAGAAGCTCTCCAGATGATGATAAACAGAACCTGCCACCGATGGAGGATGCAGAAGAGATGGAGGTCACCATGACAACTCAGCTAGAAAATCTCCTTGTGACCAGAGAGGATGGCATCCCAACACAGGCAGAGGAAACAGATGGGCTCCCTTTGGGGTCTGGGTGTGAGAATGAGGACTCAAACAAGTCTGCCCACACAGACACTTCAACATCACATCTGCCAGAGATGAACGATCACAACCTGCCATCAGAAAACCAGGGGAAGGAGGTGAAGGTCGCCATGGTAACGCACGCAGAGGATGTTTCTGTGACCCGAGACGATACCACACCAGCGAACACGCACACGAAGGCAGACGGAGCTGTCCAGACAGCCGCATCAGCAGCAACGCTCCCTGTGAGCTTTGTATGTGAGGCTGGCTGTGTGGTTGAGGACTCTGAAGATTCAGACAG TGACAgttcttcatcttcttcctcatcctcctcttcttcgtcatcctcctcttcctcccctgcCCCGGTGTTTGAGGATGTTGATGAAGGCTTCAGCCAACCAGCCCCTATCAAAGCTAGAGATGAAGTCTTACTTGAg GAGCTTCCAGCTGTGGAGGAAGTCAGTGTGAGCTTACCGGAGGAAGCCGAGCTGCAGCCGGTGGGAACAGTCTCCAGTATCGTCCAGCAGCTCG TTATTATCCAGTCCCTGAAGAACATGCCCGCTCTGAACGAGGACAGCATCCTGTTCAGGTCCGACAGGGTGGCTGTGGGAAAG GTGTTTGAGGTGTTCGGCCCTGTGTGCAGTCCTTTGTACGTTCTGCGCTTTAACTCTTCAGATCAGATCAGCAGCAAAGGCCTGACGGAGGGATCGACTGTTTATTTTGCTCCAGCACTTAAAGAGTACACAGAGTACATCCTGATGCAGCAGCTCAAACT TTTAAAAGGATCTGATGCTTCCTGGAAGAATGATGATGAGCCACCAGAAGAG GCTTTGGATTACAGCGATGATGAGAAGGAGCaggaggcaaaaagaaaaataaggagcagcaaaaggaaggaaaatggcTGCGCAG ATAAATCCAGTCAGCAGCAGAACCACGACCGCCGGGCTCCCCAGCCCCGACATGCCAGAACCCGAGTCCGACATCAGCACCCGAGAAACGCGCTGCCGCCATCCGCCCACTCCTACCCTCCACCTGGACACACGGACATTCCTCCTGCATACTTTGCTTCCCACTCCTCttatcttcctcctcctcatcatcatcatcaccaccctTTCGCTCCACCCAGCTTCCCCCTCTaccctcctcctcatcttcctcctccagcgTTTTTCAACCCATCTTTCTCCCCGTCTTTCTGGCATCCAAACTCTGTCCCCTATGTTGActtccctcctcctccgcctccacCACCGCCACCTCATCCCCCCTCGCCACCTCactaa